One segment of Clavelina lepadiformis chromosome 2, kaClaLepa1.1, whole genome shotgun sequence DNA contains the following:
- the LOC143445790 gene encoding transmembrane protein 138-like, giving the protein MEIVNYFLILSLQVMLLVYDIIINALVDFINPANVIQLVLFILQDICLVFQLIVLFLELFNTTMSQAGFITVMIRKFRVTILVTIAYLGICIALHVWTLTLRWDDTSFFLWGIPGYSVFYIIQRGWSPFYYYYYKRTALRLGDSKFYGSLDGLRNRMSPH; this is encoded by the exons ATGGAAATtgtcaattattttttaatactCAGTTTACAAGTTATGTTGCTTGTCTACGACATTATTATAAATGCCCTGGTAGATTTTATAAACCCTGCAAATGTTATTCAGCTAGTGTTGTTTAT cTTACAAGACATTTGTCTGGTTTTCCAACTGATTGTTCTGTTTCTTGAACTCTTCAACACAACCATGTCACAGGCTGGTTTTATTACAGTCATGATTCGGAAATTTCGAGTTACAATATTGGTAACCATTGCTTACCTTGGAATCTGCATAGCGCTCCATGTATGGACTTTAACGCTGAG ATGGGATGATACAAGCTTTTTCCTATGGGGTATTCCTGGGTACTCAGTGTTCTACATAATACAAAGAGGATGGTCTCCATTTTACTATTACTACTATAAAAGAACTGCACTACGTCTTGGAGATTCGAAATTTTATGGTAGCCTTGATGGGCTAAGGAATCGCATGTCACCTCATTGA